From Cydia fagiglandana chromosome 24, ilCydFagi1.1, whole genome shotgun sequence, a single genomic window includes:
- the LOC134676361 gene encoding uncharacterized protein LOC134676361 translates to MINPWFHSPLYKTHCKCPILVAAATPLAPRVECSVFGCRSSDRDRVSFHPLPQDPDRCSQWLKLINRQDLADKLRSGHHAVVCSIHFLPEQIINGVLAPNALPSLLLPTTKHQFVLDGSAALLSQPLKTEVDLEIEIKSEPEAATTSIFVEKSQPSPGPAKIKSIPNIQVVQHTIQTNSTGQISVPQFNTAPILFTKLTNQTQGFTVPQCTPRLIPIDASKVPFNLRQALNATQKSLNATQTSVNATQTSVNATQKSVNATQISVNATQIALNPTQMLYNPTQIPLKAAQLPIKTQNRIKITKKRNRQKSPEPTYLDHQVNIGTQTDMTEAFYRKATYSVVEHINIPPPKYKLTDIIDRSVASQTTPELVEVFIEDVKQKLGKELDEANKKLQELENPTMEKTQFLKGCDKYLDEKIANFVKSHAYLSNKFVGNKYPMDFKIFALKLYLWNPKSYKFVEKFFDLPSKDVIKRFKMPVRSGINRSLMEALEVKIGQMTSLGRQCVVCFDVIKLKKNLYYDVGVDYLCGLEEIDGVVGEKQAEYAVIIAARGLYTRWKQPVSFALVSEKRRNPDIQAWLHKTIEYLFDMGLNVKALITSVDEEFLDFPKEPYFKVKERKIYNIIDFPDLLKSARDELIENDFHIGSSVVKWKHVLNVYDSDKAQELKVLSNLTEKHVRPDKTSKDDVKLATQLFCSDLAAATHFYVVARLQNKEIKATVQFMKNMKGLHEILYSRSLSNAYKSTTAQNKFLNEILEYLKTIQVKNKHGNVIESKFIAGLKFTVTTIKSLAADIKKSNAKYLLTKNLSKDFMQHYFKDVKLVSERPTPIAFTRGFRKLFLGSILSNTKNTATGDDMMGTLVKISEYVKADMDKKEETDEAPRLSIGVNDYKIPWPSNEYVAGYILGKCLEKHTCEKTVKNISDYYDLETRSRDILIKMFQFYNAENVDKLCNTRPPVQLMEFVNLMEKRFNEYYKSAKDNMNFGWNLYSIIEKDSFKMPCECFPNKFLRMLYIRLKIFSSVKQYNKLNKKR, encoded by the exons ATGATTAATCCCTGGTTCCATTCGCCCCTCTACAAAACTCATTGCA AATGCCCCATCCTAGTCGCGGCGGCCACGCCCCTAGCCCCTCGGGTGGAGTGCTCCGTCTTTGGCTGCCGCAGCTCTGACCGTGACCGTGTCAGCTTCCACCCGCTGCCACAGGATCCTGACAG ATGCAGTCAATGGCTGAAGCTCATCAACAGACAAGACCTCGCCGACAAGCTTCGCTCCGGGCACCACGCCGTAGTGTGCTCCATACATTTCCTACCTGAACAAATTATCAACGGGGTTTTGGCGCCTAACGCTCTACCGTCGCTGCTACTGCCTACAACGAAACATCAGTTCGTGTTAGACG gTTCTGCAGCCCTGTTGTCACAACCACTGAAAACTGAGGTTGATCTCGAAATCGAGATCAAATCTGAACCAGAGGCCGCTACAACCAGCATATTTGTCGAGAAATCTCAACCGTCACCGGGGCCGGCTAAAATTAAAAGTATACCAAACATACAAGTGGTTCAACATACAATACAAACTAACAGTACAGGACAAATATCAGTACCACAATTCAATACAGCACCGATTCTGTTCACAAAATTAACTAATCAGACACAAGGATTCACAGTACCTCAATGTACTCCGAGACTTATACCAATTGATGCTTCAAAAGTACCATTTAACCTGAGACAAGCATTGAACGCAACACAAAAATCATTGAACGCAACACAAACATCAGTGAACGCGACACAAACATCAGTGAACGCAACACAAAAATCAGTGAACGCAACACAAATATCAGTGAACGCAACACAAATAGCATTAAACCCAACACAAATGTTATATAATCCAACACAAATACCATTGAAAGCAGCACAATTACCTATCAAAACTCAAAATAGAATCAAAATTACTAAAAAACGCAACAGACAAAAATCGCCTGAACCAACTTATTTAGACCACCAAGTCAATATTGGAACTCAGACTGATATGACAGAAGCTTTCTACAGAAAAGCAACATACTCCGTTGTAGAACATATCAATATACCACCTCCTAAATATAAACTGACAGATATAATAGACAGATCAGTCGCTTCACAAACTACTCCAGAATTAGTTGAAGTATTTATTGAAGACGTGAAGCAGAAGCTTGGTAAAGAATTGGATGAAGCCAATAAGAAGTTACAAGAACTTGAAAACCCAACTATGGAGAAGACACAGTTTCTAAAAGGATGCGATAAATATCTAGACGAAAAGATAGCTAATTTCGTTAAATCACATGCTTATCTGTCTAATAAGTTTGTTGGAAACAAGTACCCGATGGATTTTAAGATTTTCGCTCTCAAATTGTACTTGTGGAATCCTAAATCTTATAAATTCGTTGAGAAATTCTTCGATTTGCCGTCTAAAGATGTTATAAAACGATTCAAAATGCCGGTGAGAAGCGGAATTAACCGCAGCTTAATGGAGGCTTTGGAAGTTAAAATAGGTCAAATGACGTCATTGGGGAGACAGTGCGTCGTGTGTTTTGATGTTATCAAGTTAAAAAAGAATCTATATTATGATGTGGGGGTTGATTATCTGTGTGGACTGGAAGAAATAGATGGCGTTGTTGGAGAGAAGCAAGCGGAATATGCTGTTATAATAGCAGCTCGTGGACTTTATACTAGATGGAAACAACCAGTGTCCTTCGCTTTGGTGTCTGAGAAGCGAAGAAATCCAGATATACAAGCATGGCTACATAAAACCATAGAGTATCTCTTCGATATGGGTTTAAATGTCAAGGCACTAATAACAAGCGTTGATGAGGAATTTCTAGATTTTCCTAAAGAGccttattttaaagtaaaagaaagaaaaatttaTAACATAATTGACTTCCCAGATCTTTTAAAAAGCGCTAGAGATGAATTAATTGAAAATGATTTCCATATAGGCAGCTCTGTGGTTAAATGGAAGCATGTTCTAAATGTCTACGATTCTGATAAGGCACAGGAATTGAAAgtactgtcaaatttgacagaaaAACATGTCAGACCTGACAAAACGTCAAAAGATGATGTTAAATTGGCGACGCAACTTTTTTGTAGCGATTTAGCTGCCGCCACGCATTTTTATGTAGTCGCTCGATTGcaaaataaagaaattaaaGCTACAGTTCAATTCATGAAGAATATGAAGGGATTACACGAAATCTTGTATTCAAGAAGTTTATCAAACGCTTATAAATCAACGACAGCACAAAATAAATTCTTGAACGAAATTTTAGAATATCTCAAAACAATACAAGTGAAAAATAAGCATGGGAATGTTATTGAAAGTAAATTCATCGCTGGACTGAAATTTACAGTCACAACTATAAAATCTTTGGCAGCAGATATAAAGAAATCTAATGCAAAATATTTACTAACAAAAAATCTTAGCAAAGATTTTATGCAACACTATTTCAAAGACGTGAAACTTGTGTCTGAGCGACCGACTCCTATTGCATTTACTAGAGGATTCAGGAAACTATTTTTGGGTAGTATATTGAGTAACACAAAGAATACTGCTACTGGGGATGACATGATGGGAACCCTAGTCAAAATATCTGAATATGTCAAAGCAGATATGGATAAAAAGGAGGAAACAGATGAAGCTCCACGTTTAAGTATAGGTGTGAACGATTATAAGATCCCCTGGCCTTCAAATGAGTACGTAGCCGGATATATTCTGGGtaaatgcctagaaaaacataCATGTGAGAAGactgttaaaaatatatctgatTATTACGATTTAGAAACACGAAGCCGTGATATATTGATAAAGATGTTTCAATTTTATAATGCTGAAAATGTTGATAAACTATGCAATACTCGGCCTCCTGTACAATTGATGGAATTCGTAAATTTGATGGAAAAGAGATTCAATGAATATTACAAAAGTGCGAAGGATAATATGAATTTTGGTTGGAACTTGTATTCTATTATAGAGAAAGATTCCTTTAAGATGCCGTGTGAATGTTTTCCTAATAAGTTTTTGAGAATGCTATACATTCGTCTTAAGATATTCAGTAGTGTTAAACAGTATAATAAGCTTAACAAAAAAAGATGA